One Helianthus annuus cultivar XRQ/B chromosome 12, HanXRQr2.0-SUNRISE, whole genome shotgun sequence genomic region harbors:
- the LOC110931010 gene encoding dnaJ homolog subfamily B member 1 has translation MGIDYYNILKVSRSVSDEDLKKSYKKLAMKWHPDKNINNKLAESKFKQISEAYYVLSDVKKRQIYDMYGEEGVKSGLYDELSMMKPGSGSGFRFDVEEEMFADEFFYVRKAETVESKLSCSLEELYKGSKRKMQISRVVLDHSGKPVTLEEILPIQIKPGWKKGTKITFPEKGNQEAGAAPGDLIFVVDEKPHNTFKRDGNDLVFTKRITLLEALTGKTIKVTTLDGRNLVVPITDVIKPAHEEVVPNEGMPISKEPGKKGNLRIKIDIKFPSRLSSEQKSDLKRVLGGDGGRRDDLFGEY, from the exons ATGGGCATCGATTACTACAACATCCTCAAAGTCAGCCGCAGTGTCTCCGATGAAGATCTAAAAAAATCCTACAAAAAACTGGCTATGAAATGGCACCCAGACAAAAATATTAACAACAAACTCGCAGAATCCAAATTTAAACAAATATCAGAAGCTTATTATGTTCTCAGTGATGTTAAAAAGCGTCAGATCTATGATATGTACGGTGAAGAAGGGGTTAAATCCGGGTTGTATGATGAATTGTCTATGATGAAACCCGGTTCGGGTTCGGGCTTTCGGTTTGATGTGGAGGAGGAGATGTTTGCTGATGAGTTTTTTTATGTGAGGAAAGCGGAGACTGTGGAGAGTAAGTTGAGTTGTAGTTTGGAGGAGTTGTATAAAGGTTCCAAAAGGAAAATGCAGATTTCTAGAGTTGTTCTTGATCATTCCGG CAAACCAGTAACACTAGAAGAAATTCTACCAATACAAATCAAACCAGGCTGGAAAAAAGGAACAAAAATCACCTTCCCAGAAAAGGGAAACCAAGAAGCCGGTGCGGCCCCGGGTGATCTAATCTTCGTCGTAGACGAAAAACCACACAACACTTTCAAACGTGATGGTAACGATTTAGTGTTCACAAAAAGAATCACCCTGCTCGAAGCTCTAACCGGAAAGACCATAAAGGTGACGACGTTAGACGGTAGAAATCTAGTGGTCCCGATAACGGATGTCATCAAACCGGCCCACGAGGAAGTGGTTCCGAACGAAGGAATGCCGATTTCTAAAGAACCCGGGAAAAAAGGTAACTTGAGGATCAAGATTGATATTAAGTTTCCGTCGAGGTTATCTAGCGAACAAAAATCCGATCTTAAACGGGTTTTGGGTGGTGACGGTGGCCGTCGCGACGACTTGTTTGGCGAATACTAA
- the LOC110931011 gene encoding thioredoxin H2, with protein sequence MGAQVSTQQRSSDHGEVLSVHSLDKWNTQFQNSKTSNKLMVIDFSAAWCGPCKFIEPAVHDLAVEFTDVDFIKIDIDELPDVAKDFDVQAMPTFVLLKKGKERDRLVGVKKDELHRLIEKHRF encoded by the exons ATGGGAGCCCAAGTTTCAACACAACAAAGATCATCAGATCATGGCGAAGTCCTTTCAGTTCATTCCTTAGATAAGTGGAACACGCAGTTTCAGAACTCCAAAACATCCAACAAACTC ATGGTAATTGATTTCTCGGCAGCATGGTGTGGACCTTGTAAATTCATTGAACCAGCTGTTCATGACCTAGCCGTTGAGTTTACAGACGTTGACTTCATCAAGATTGATATCGATGAGTTACCC GATGTGGCTAAGGATTTTGACGTGCAAGCGATGCCAACGTTCGTATTGCTCAAAAAAGGAAAAGAACGCGACAGGCTTGTCGGGGTTAAGAAGGATGAGCTTCATAGGTTGATTGAGAAACACAGGTTTTAA
- the LOC110931009 gene encoding uncharacterized protein LOC110931009, with protein sequence MASSTADCDVSDTRPSITVLNKRIRNLKKKLNRISQLEDSISQGKSLKNKEQEDLLKSKPSILFAVDELEKLRQPLTVAVEEEISLAIKHRQVVAENNENESDGVRVSKSKTLGTENDVVPTVIEDLLKLIYFGSMFDVKAQSEFNSVMLTRTHERNCCLTYDYVTDDDNAVMLGESDLDLISVMSSLLISRPVDSSLSHANAVQRCIEHAKLWIEKSEQAIDLNSSVTYAALREKLDKIVGSDFYKITPEMKAPAVVAAEAAGNYAFHVPVPVESTVTAHEQKEDPATDFQRNETHEDQSSPVEDSLKHEQEAENSLENEVPVEQVETPAGGTEYKEQYVPRRSYNQRGNGRSGGGGRGSGRGYGNGRGGRSGGRAGPYQNGRDQYFEQPGNYYPRNNYYGGRGRGGRGNRGGGGSNGYNHASGGEVAES encoded by the exons ATGGCATCATCCACGGCGGATTGCGACGTATCCGACACTAGACCATCTATCACCGTCCTCAACAAACGCATCCGTaacctaaaaaaaaaactcaaCCGCATATCTCAGCTAGAAGACTCCATCTCTCAAGGCAAATCCTTAAAAAATAAAGAACAAGAAGACCTCCTCAAATCAAAACCGTCAATCCTCTTCGCCGTTGACGAGCTCGAGAAGCTCCGGCAGCCGTTAACCGTCGCCGTCGAAGAAGAAATCAGTTTAGCGATCAAACACCGTCAAGTTGTTGCAGAGAACAATGAGAACGAATCTGACGGCGTTAGAGTAAGTAAAAGTAAAACCCTAGGTACCGAAAACGACGTCGTACCGACGGTTATTGAGGatttgttgaaattgatttattTCGGGAGTATGTTTGATGTGAAAGCGCAGAGTGAGTTTAATTCGGTTATGTTAACGAGGACTCACGAGAGGAATTGTTGCTTGACTTATGATTATGTTACGGATGATGATAATGCGGTTATGTTAGGAGAAAGTGATTTGGATTTGATTTCGGTTATGAGTTCGTTGTTGATTTCGAGACCGGTTGATTCGAGTTTATCGCATGCGAATGCGGTGCAGAGGTGTATTGAACATGCAAAGCTTTGGATTGAGAAGTCTGAACAGGCCATTGATTTGAATTCCAGTGTTACTT ATGCTGCATTGAGAGAGAAGCTGGATAAGATTGTTGGTtcagatttttataaaataacgcCGGAGATGAAAGCGCCTGCTGTTGTGGCTGCTGAAGCGGCTGGAAATTACGCGTTCCATGTTCCCGTGCCGGTGGAAAGCACGGTTACAGCACATGAACAAAAG GAAGACCCTGCTACTGATTTCCAAAGAAATGAGACTCATGAAGACCAATCTAGTCCAGTtgaagattcgctcaag CATGAACAAGAAGCCGAAAACTCCCTAGAAAACGAAGTTCCAGTGGAGCAGGTCGAAACACCTGCAGGTGGTACAGAGTACAAAGAACAGTATGTACCTAGAAGATCCTACAACCAAAGAGGCAACGGCCGTAGCGGCGGTGGCGGTCGTGGTAGTGGTAGAGGTTACGGGAATGGGCGTGGTGGTCGAAGTGGTGGCAGAGCAGGCCCCTACCAAAACGGACGTGATCAATACTTCGAACAACCAGGAAATTATTACCCAAGGAACAACTATTATGGCGGCAGAGGAAGAGGTGGCAGGGGTAATCGCGGCGGTGGCGGCAGTAATGGATACAACCATGCTTCCGGAGGTGAAGTTGCAGAGTCTTGA
- the LOC110931008 gene encoding protein PTST homolog 2, chloroplastic → MFDEMPLTTFSNIHNPIAPVSYTLRIMRPNLKTSTAVLLRIVKKDGFLGLKVLKKMRIVSGMLCKGGLEPLEGDSELGLEGEILEFMKSSRNPNDFPTEKELLDAGRSDLVDAIIKKGGWMSLGWNDSDDDIRDVNARFDPSLTSCSSSHQCASSSGRSVETVFHEDAWLEDGHCIYDSSKVNDGQRVYGSVDVDLTATGTNYVEKSNMPDGTDSNDVKSQLQQMKLELTSSLRLLRFMKDKKTNNLPYVNLTKHDSSELQRLHVNEDLNVNDRLKSVCAKLTVLEGKLASSIIDAQKLVKKKQMRTDGGCRNLQLHNVCIIWHDSASEVLLVGSVDGWTTQRRMKKSEVGVFYLSFKLYPGRYEYKFIVDGVWRVDPLRPIVNKNGYENNVLTVPE, encoded by the exons ATGTTCGATGAAATGCCGCTAACAACTTTCTCAAACATTCACAACCCGATTGCGCCTGTCAGTTACACCCTTCGTATAATGAGACCCAATTTGAAGACTAGTACAGCAGTTCTGTTAAGGATAGTGAAAAAAGACGGGTTTTTGGGGCTTAAAGTTTTGAAGAAAATGAGAATTGTTAGTGGGATGTTGTGTAAAGGGGGGTTAGAACCGTTAGAGGGTGATTCAGAGTTGGGTTTGGAGGGGGAGATATTGGAGTTTATGAAGAGTTCGAGAAACCCGAATGATTTTCCGACGGAAAAAGAGTTGTTGGATGCAGGGAGAAGTGATTTAGTGGATGCCATTATCAAGAAAGGCGGTTGGATGTCATTGGGTTGgaatgattctgatgatgataTTAGGGATGTGAATGCAAGATTTGACCCTTCTTTGACTTCGTGTAGTTCGTCTCATCAATGCGCTTCATCTTCCGGTAGATCAGT GGAAACGGTCTTTCATGAGGATGCATGGCTTGAAGATGGACATTGTATATATGATTCGAGCAAAGTCAATGACGGTCAAAGAGTTTACGGGTCAGTTGATGTGG ATTTAACAGCTACTGGGACCAATTATGTTGAAAAGTCAAATATGCCTGACGGAACAGATTCAAACGACGTAAAATCCCAACTTCAGCAAATGAAACTCGAGCTCACTTCGTCTCTTCGCTTGTTGAGGTTCATGAAAGATAAGAAAACAAACAACTTACCATATGTAAATCTTACAAAACATGATTCTAGTGAGCTGCAAAGGCTTCATGTAAATGAGGATTTAAATGTCAACGATAGGTTGAAATCAGTATGTGCAAAGCTAACGGTATTAGAGGGAAAACTGGCATCATCAATTAT TGATGCACAAAAACTAGTAAAGAAGAAACAAATGAGAACTGACGGCGGATGTAGAAATTTGCAACTTCATAATGTTTGCATAATCTGGCATGATTCGGCATCGGAAGTTCTTTTAGTCGGATCTGTTGATGGTTGGACCACTCAG AGAAGGATGAAAAAGTCAGAAGTAGGTGTTTTCTATCTGTCTTTTAAGTTGTATCCAGGAAGATACGAG TATAAATTCATCGTTGATGGTGTCTGGAGAGTTGATCCTTTACGCCCTATCGTCAACAAGAATGGGTATGAGAATAATGTTCTTACTGTCCCTGAATGA